TTGATTCGATCACTCGGGTCAGAGTTTCCATGGGGAGACCTTCTTCGAGGATGAACCCGGCTGTGAGGAAGGCGGGTTCTGCACCCAACATGGCGACATCATTGACCGTGCCGCAGATTGCGAGCCGGCCGATATCCCCACCGGGATAGAAGATTGGGAAAACGACATGCGAGTCGGTGGAGATAGCCATCTCACCTTCGGCGTTTTGCAGCCCAATACGGGCAGCGTCATTCCCCTGGTCGAGATAGGCATTTCCCAGGTGCGACTGGAAGATGTTGCGGATCAGGTCTCGGGTCATTGATCCGCCGCTGCCATGACCGATCACGACCGTATCGGTATGATGGTGGGGGACAGGGCAGACGGGCCCCTGCATGTTAACGGGTTCGAAAGGTTTTTCGCTCATGATTTCTTCCTGCCATAGCGGTAATAGGCGGCACAGGCTCCTTCAGAGGAGACCATCGGCGCACCTAAAGGTGTTTGTGGGGTACAAAGGGTGCCAAATGCCGGACATTCTGAGGGTTTCTTGATCCCCTGGAGAACCTGACCAGCGATGCAAATTTTGGATTCTTCGGTTTGGATGCTTCCCGTGTCAAAGCGTTGGGTAGCATCAAATTGCTGATAGGCCTCCTGCAGCCCGTAACCGCTGAGTGGGATGGTGCCGATGCCGCGCCAGTTGCGATCAACGGGTTTGAACACCTTTGCGAGCATGGCCTGGGCGATTTTGTTGCCTTCATAGGTGACAACCCGGGAATAGGCGTTTTCCACGGCGACTCGGCCTTCTTCCAGCATCTTTACCGTTTGGAGGATACCTTCGACCAGATCAAGTGGTTCAAAACCGGTGACGGCCATCGGTGTTTGGTATTGTTCAGCGATGGGCGGGTATTCCCAATAGCCCATTATGGCGCAGACATGTCCCGCGGCCAAAAAGCCTTGAATACGGTTGTTGGGGCTGGAGAGGATTGCGTGCATCGCCGGGGGGACTAAAACATTAGCCGGCAGGATGGAGAAATTATCCAATCCCATTTTCTCAGCCTGGATGACGGCCATCGCGTTGGCGGGGGCTGTCGTTTCAAAGCCGATTGCAAAGAAAACGATCTGTTTATCCGGATTTTCAGCTGCAATTTTGACGGCATCCATCGGAGAATAGACCACCCGTACCTGACCCCCCGCTGCCCGGATCGAGAACAGGTCTTCTTTGGAGCCGGGCACACGCAGCATGTCGCCAAAGGAGGTGAAAATCACATCCGGTTGTTTGGCGATCATCAGGGCCTGGTCGATCAATTCTAGTGAGGTGACGCAAACCGGACAGCCGGGTCCGTGGACCAGTTCGATCTCTGGCGGCAGGAGTTGATCCAGGCCATATTGCATAATGGCGTGGGTCTGGCCGCCGCAGATTTCCATCAAGGTCCAGGGCTGCGTGACGGTTTGGTGGATTTCAGCCAGAACGGTTTTAACCAGTTTGGCGTTGCGATATCCTGCGAGGAAATCGGGGGTTTGTTCAGCCACTGTGCTCCTGATCTTCTAATTCGGCCAGCTCAGACATCTGCTCGAGGATATCCAGTGTCTCTCTGGCCTCTTCCTCGCTGAGCAGGTTCAGGGCAAACCCAGCGTGAACGATTGTCCAGTCACCGGGTTTGGCCTCAGGGATAACCTCAATGCAGGCTTCCCGCAGAACGCCGCCGAAATCTATTTTTGCCATCTTTGTGCCGTGGTCTTCATAGACCGATTCGATTTTTCCAGGGATTCCGAGGCACATGGTTTACTCCTTTTGTTGTGAATACCGATAAGCGGCGATCATCGCCTGCCCAAAGGCCACACAGCCATCATTTGGCGGTGTCTGGCGATGGATTAGGGGCTGAAAGCCGTGTTGTTCAAGTAAGATTTTGGTCGTTGCCAGCAGGCGCAGGTTTTGCCACACGCCGCCGGAAATGGCGACCTTGGTGATCCCGGTTTGCTGCTGGATCCGTTCTGCCAAATCCAGCCCCATCCGGGCGATTGTGTTATGGAATCGCGCTGAGATGACCGCCGGAGGTGCATTTTGTTTCAGGTCTTGCAGGATAGCGTTGACCATCGGGGCAATTAAAATCTCATCATTTTCAACCTGCCAGGAATAGTACCCTAATTCCTCAGGTTGAGCCAGCGCTTCCAGTTCAATGGCGGCCTGGCCTTCATAGGACACTTCCTGGCGGATGCCCAGCAGAGCGGAGACAGCATCAAACAGGCGGCCCATAGACGATGTCTGCGGCACGTTGACGTTATGTTCGAGTTGATGATGCAAGGCGTCCCTTTCCATCGGGCTGAGGGCCTGGACGGGCGTCAGGGCATCTTCCCAGGGCAAACCAAGCGCCCAGAGCAGGCTTAGTGCCATTCGGGCGGGCTTGAGGATGGTCACCTCACCCCCGGGCAGCGGGAGGTGCTGCAGGTGATAGGGACGGGTAAATGAGTCGCAATTGCCAACCAGTACCTCGCCGCCCCAGATAGTGCCATCGGTGCCGTAGCCGGTACCATCAAAGATCAAGCCGGTTACTTGTTCATCCGGTGGGATTTGGCTCTCAAGGGCAACGGCAGCCAGGTGGGCATGATGGTGCTGAACGCCAACCACCGGCAGGTTGTCCTTTTCAGCCCGTTCCAAGGCATATTGGGTAGAAAGGTAATCCGGATGCAGGTCATGTGCGATCACTTCCGTTGTGATTCGGAAGAGGGATTGGTAGTGCTCAATGGCGGATTTGAAATCCTGATAGGTTTCCCAGTTTTCCATCTCACCGATGTAATGGCTGAGGAAGGCATATTTCTCACGGGTGAGGCAGATGGTGTTCTTCATCTGCGGACCGACGGCCAGAACCTGCGGGGCTGGATTTGCCAGTCGGATGGGGTTGGGGGCATAACCGCGTGCCCGGCGGACGGGATAGGGCTTTTCTTCAAAGATGGTGAAGACGGAATCATCAATCCGTTCTTCAATTGGCCGGTCATGCAGCAGGAAAGCGTCGGCGATCCCCGATAGTCTTTCCCGGGCTGTCTGGTTGTCGTGGATGATAGGTTCCTCGGAGAGGTTCCCGCTGGTCATGACCAGCGCCAGCGGATAGTTGGGCGCAGGCTCAAGCAGGAGCAGGTGCAGCGGTGTATAGGGCAGCATGAATCCCAGACGGCTTTGTGCAGGAGCGATGCCGGCTGCCAGGGCTGCTTCCTTTTTTGGGGGCAGCAGGACGATAGGTGCCTGTGGGCTGCTTAGCAGTGCTTCAGAGGTCCTATCCAATTCAACATAATTGTCAATGGCTACAAGGTCAAAGGCCATCAGAGCGAAGGGCTTGCTTGGGCGATGTTTGCGCTCTCGCAGTGCAGCGACAGCACCTTCGTTGGCGGCGTCACAAGCCAGATGGAAGCCACCCAGCCCTTTAATAGCCAGGACCTTTCCATCAGCCAGCATATCACGAGACGCCTGGATGGCCTCTTCTTTTTCAGCTATGCGTCTTCCCTTAGCGTCTTCCAGCCAAACCTGTGGTCCGCAGACCGGGCAGGCAACCGGTTGGGCATGGAACCGGCGGTCACGCGGGTTTTCATACTCCTCACGACAATCCGAACACATTTTAAATCCAGCCATAGTGGTCTTGGGCCGGTCGTAAGGGATTTCTTTGATGATGGTGAAGCGGGGGCCGCAGTTGGTGCAGTTGTTGAATGGGTAGTGGTAGCGGCGGTCAGTGGGGTCAAAGAGCTCCTGCCGGCATTGATCGCAAATAGCGACATCGGGCGAAACGGGGATGAAATCCGTAGCCTGGTCCCGGCTGGGGATGATCTTAAATCCCACTAACGATTGATTATCAATGGACCAATCGTCGATGGAATCAATTTGAGCCAGGGGTGGGGCCTGCAGGGCTATGGCAGTAATAAATTTGGTGACATCGTCAGCTTTTCCGGTCACTTCAATATCCACACCACTGGCGGAATTGCATACCCAACCAGCCAGGTTATTTTCAAGTGCCAGGTTAAAGATAAACGGGCGGAATCCTACCCCCTGGACAATCCCGTTGATGTGAATATGCCGACTGAGTGTACCCATAGAGGTTGGTGTTATTTGGAAATCTTAGCCTTCA
This Chloroflexota bacterium DNA region includes the following protein-coding sequences:
- the hypF gene encoding carbamoyltransferase HypF, whose protein sequence is MGTLSRHIHINGIVQGVGFRPFIFNLALENNLAGWVCNSASGVDIEVTGKADDVTKFITAIALQAPPLAQIDSIDDWSIDNQSLVGFKIIPSRDQATDFIPVSPDVAICDQCRQELFDPTDRRYHYPFNNCTNCGPRFTIIKEIPYDRPKTTMAGFKMCSDCREEYENPRDRRFHAQPVACPVCGPQVWLEDAKGRRIAEKEEAIQASRDMLADGKVLAIKGLGGFHLACDAANEGAVAALRERKHRPSKPFALMAFDLVAIDNYVELDRTSEALLSSPQAPIVLLPPKKEAALAAGIAPAQSRLGFMLPYTPLHLLLLEPAPNYPLALVMTSGNLSEEPIIHDNQTARERLSGIADAFLLHDRPIEERIDDSVFTIFEEKPYPVRRARGYAPNPIRLANPAPQVLAVGPQMKNTICLTREKYAFLSHYIGEMENWETYQDFKSAIEHYQSLFRITTEVIAHDLHPDYLSTQYALERAEKDNLPVVGVQHHHAHLAAVALESQIPPDEQVTGLIFDGTGYGTDGTIWGGEVLVGNCDSFTRPYHLQHLPLPGGEVTILKPARMALSLLWALGLPWEDALTPVQALSPMERDALHHQLEHNVNVPQTSSMGRLFDAVSALLGIRQEVSYEGQAAIELEALAQPEELGYYSWQVENDEILIAPMVNAILQDLKQNAPPAVISARFHNTIARMGLDLAERIQQQTGITKVAISGGVWQNLRLLATTKILLEQHGFQPLIHRQTPPNDGCVAFGQAMIAAYRYSQQKE
- a CDS encoding HypC/HybG/HupF family hydrogenase formation chaperone; translated protein: MCLGIPGKIESVYEDHGTKMAKIDFGGVLREACIEVIPEAKPGDWTIVHAGFALNLLSEEEARETLDILEQMSELAELEDQEHSG
- the hypD gene encoding hydrogenase formation protein HypD, with amino-acid sequence MAEQTPDFLAGYRNAKLVKTVLAEIHQTVTQPWTLMEICGGQTHAIMQYGLDQLLPPEIELVHGPGCPVCVTSLELIDQALMIAKQPDVIFTSFGDMLRVPGSKEDLFSIRAAGGQVRVVYSPMDAVKIAAENPDKQIVFFAIGFETTAPANAMAVIQAEKMGLDNFSILPANVLVPPAMHAILSSPNNRIQGFLAAGHVCAIMGYWEYPPIAEQYQTPMAVTGFEPLDLVEGILQTVKMLEEGRVAVENAYSRVVTYEGNKIAQAMLAKVFKPVDRNWRGIGTIPLSGYGLQEAYQQFDATQRFDTGSIQTEESKICIAGQVLQGIKKPSECPAFGTLCTPQTPLGAPMVSSEGACAAYYRYGRKKS